The window AGGTGAACTGGGCTTTTGGTAATTTATAATAGTGGGCATGGAGCAATGCCACAGAATCACCCAGTGCCTCAGACCCAAATCTCCCCTTGAACTCCTGATCCACATCAAAACAGAAGACATAATGAAATTTGTGACGAATCTCTGACTCTATTGTTTCTGATATTGTTCTCATTCGCATCATAGAGATGTCCTGCCACCTCGTGTGCTTTTCCACTTGGACAATGTTTATGTTTCGCCGAGAAGCGAGTGTGATGTTTGGTACTTTCTCTGGTGAATCTGTGAACACGTAATACGTCACTGGTAATCCCAACATAAAATGTTGTTCTGCTGAGGTGAGGAAAGTCTTGAGGTAGGCATCCAGGTACCTTAAttagaaacacagagaaaaacaattgAGGTTTTTTTAATGAGAACGCATAAAACAATTATgctatcatgttttttttcttgcacaaGCTTTAATGTCACGCAAGTAATTTCTTGTAGTCTGAGCCAAAGTGGGATGTCccccttttaaataaatagaaCTGAAAGTAGTTAAAATTTCCAAATTCTAAACTTTCAAACCTGATAACAAAAGGAAATGCTCTGTGGTAGaaccaaagcaaaaacaaatacattatTTTAACAATACAAAAATTCATAGAAAAAATAAGTAATATTTAGGTAAAGCAACAAATACTTTCATACAGTGTCATACTGTCATATATATTTCCtcttataaaaaacaaaaagagatcCTACAGAAGGAAGTACTTTTTTCCAGCACATTTAAATACGCAAATATTTCAGTCCTCATGCATTCATCTTCATAACACAAATTGAAAACACATTGAACAAGCAAAGAACAACAAAACCCAATCTGATCAGATGTCCACATTTCCTACAGTCTATTGCTCAGGTGCCAGTGGTTAGATAAGAACCTACTCAGCAAGTGACAGCTGTAATTTATTAACAATTCGTAATAAAAGATTAATAGATTCTTACAAAAGTACTTAATAACTCCTTTAGTACATCAGCAAGAAAAACTTTGATGATGACGGAAAGGAGAGCAGCTCGGGCCATAAAACTGTCACGCTGAAGAGGTGCAAGCTCATTCAGCACTTTTAGATTACTATTAATGAGAATGTTTGAATGTACCACGTTTAACAAGATGTTTTGTCAACACACAaccttcatttttcattcatattttaattctcCCTGTAGATATTGACTGTTAACCATGTTCAAGCCTTTTAATTCAGCAGATTCTTTTGTTATTAATATTtactttaaacttttttttcagctgtcctcaCAGGAAAGCCACTGCAGACATATgctttatagaatatgatgctgAACATTAAACAGcatataaagtatttaaaatgagCTCAGTCTTAAACATATAGAGTAACAATATTAATCCAGTCTGACACTGATGGGGAACATTTCCTGCAAATTcattgtttttactttgataCTTTATGCTTTTTAGGTGTTGTTGTAATATTTTGCTGATTATTTTCCTAAAGGAAGGGTTTGAAAAATTTCAGCTAATGGCAAATAATAGTAAATCATTTTTGGTAATATAGTAGATATTTATTCAATTAAAGAGGTAATAATATTTACAATTCTTCAGCTAGAAAGGAGTTCAAAAAGGTGAGGATGACAAGTTGAGTGCAGACTGGCAGCCCGAATGGTATTTTTTCATCCCATACGTGTATCTTATTAATTCAGTAACAAGATAGTGGAGGAAGTTGTTTCTGTCTGTAGATGTATAGGGTGGATGATACATTTGTTTGCTAGGTAAATGTCTAATTCACTATACAATGGGGCCATAGTGTTTTAAGGAAATACCAGTATCTTTGCATCTATGAATTATGCAAAATTTGTGATATaatcatacatacatacaatgTACTCCAATGgcaaaaacatgaaattttTAAAGACTTGACTTGGCCTTTGAATTAATGTTGctatttttcatttacattttatgtgtCCCACCTTTTTTGGCATTGAATTATACAGTTCTCTCTATCGTTGTCATACTAGGTGATTACTGtcataaacataaacacagtctGCTTGCCACTTTTGTCAGCTAGAAGGCAATACTCTACAATATgcaggaaaaagaaacaacttctTTCTCATGTTCTGGAAAAACCAACCTTCCCACAGCAAACACAGTAAGAGCCACAGATGAATTTTTGTCAGTGTGCCCTTGGTCATAAAGAATGGAGTCAAACATCTCCTCCCAGATGATAGGAGCTTTCCAGGATGTGAATGTCTGAACCAATGGTCTGGccctgaatgaaatgaaaaaaaaatgttgacataCAGTTAAGATCCTGGATTTTATACTGCCAAATCTCCACACTTACAAGTGTGAGAGATTTACACTGGGCCTCACCCTAAATGCTTAATACCACTTCCttgtcatttttctttccttcattctactttttttttcatttctattcTTGTTATTggttcttttatatacagtatgtgttAACTGCTGTGTGCATTCTCTGCTGGGGGAATATGTTACAAATAGGCAGCTTGTTAAGTCGTACCTTACTAAAACCACAGAAAAATCTCACTAAAAGCCCAGCTGTTACACAAAATTTGTGTCACATTATTACTTGAATGTATGTAATGTAATAAACATCAGGTACTATATaactgtttttgtatttggtttgaTCTGTTTcacagtttattttaaactgcTAGAATTTTAACTACTCGAACACAGACTAGAAAATTGAACAAGCAATTTGTCACCATGAATGCCTGTAAAATGAATTTCATGTTAACCTGGTAACAAACTAAAGGTAATTTCATGTTTCTTGCATTAAACTATGGCACAGCAGCCTGTAATGTTAGATTTATTAagtttaaagtttcagagctATGCAGTcatcattttaataataaatggcATGTTaagataaataaattaattttaactgaatttaattGTGCTAAATCTGCAGCTTTAATAAATTTGCATCATTTGCATTTTACTattgcttttaatgttttttatagGTTTATAGGTTATGAATATTGTATTGCCCTCAGATAATGTCTCTGACTGGACTAGGCAGCACTCATAGGTTCTTTCTTTATGGAAAAAGTGTCATATGATGTGTTTTCTGAGGGAGACACCAAAACCAacactgtgttttgttttgtttttgtcagagtCCAGTACACTAGAGATTACAATAAATAGCACtaacaaaaaactaaattatGAATCTTTTTTGCCTTTaggtatatatatttttaaattcaccATCATTGATTTACTTATTTTGAGATCTTAAACATGGTCTTATAAAAatactaccaccaccaccactacaactACTGATGCAAGGGAAGTTATAATTACCAGCTAGTGAGTCCACTTTCTTACCCGAAATTAAGTGTGTCATCCAAATTAATGTTGCATCTTGCTTCTGGTTTACTAGTCATTGGTAGTTTCGGCATCACGTTAGCATTTCTTAAAGATCTAAAGTTTTTTGGAAGAGATTTTTTTGGAGACGTTTTATACATTCACCACAACTTCGTTAGATACACTTTGCAAGTCTTAGCTTGTAATAATATGACCTTTGTTCCACACCTTAAATATAAGGAAGTAAAACCAACCATAACCAACAGCAGACAGCAGAagattgcagaatattttgccctgtttattaaaaaacatgGTAATGCAAACAATGTATTCCTTAACCTGTGTATTAAAAAGACATCTTTTCATTCATCTTTAAACTACAACGACAGCAACAAAAAGGTCTCCTCAAGCACCAACACTCCTACCTCGTAGTTGGAAAAAACAGCTCTCTCatttttctactaaataatTTGTTGGTACTGGTTGGTAGACAAAATCACAccttaaagaaaagaaagaattttAATTAAACAGAGTGCTTCCCTTTGGTTCAAATAAGAGATTATCTTGTTATAGCAAGAAATTGCAACCAAAGTTCGAAAGTTGGAATTAGGTAAcatataaaaaaagagagagaaaagaaattaatttgCTAATAAGCCCATAGGTTTAACACTGAAAAATGACTTGTGGAACAGAAAGTAATCCCTAAAATGTGGGCACAGAGACTCGCATAATGTGcatatttataaagcactttttctgaataaacattttgtggaaatacaaaatCGTCCTTTTTCATCATgcagtaaaatacaaaaaagtataAATTACCTTTGTGGATAAAAAATTCACAGAGTAACTGGATTAAATCTCTGAGGGAAATGCTGCATTGTGTCTTGTGAAGTAATACACCCAGGCAATAAATTAACACTGCCACAGAAATCTACCCCCATGTGACCAGAAATGTTAGGGGTGGAGACAAAGTAGAGGATGACGCGGGCACTGCTGTTACACCTTTGGTATGGTCCACACAGGCaaacagcactgtgcaaaagcctTGACGCACCTCttatttctttagattttgctGCCAAGCAGCCAGACCTtcttgtagttttgtttttaaatggtcCTTTAAGCAAAGGTTCTTctggctttatttatttatttatttttgtttcacacATGGTACAGCAGTAATTCATTTCCCATACACAACCTTCCTTTCAATTAAAGTAACACTGTTTCCATGCATGAAACGGGGCAGGTGTCATAAGAATTTATtgttcttcctgctccttttcagGAAGAAGAATAAATGTCTGTTGTGTTTGAATAGTACTGCgggttttaatattttttgctGCCATTTTACGCAGGCCCATGTAAAACTTCTCAACACAACAGACTAAAAAAGGACTAGAATTATGGCCAAAAAGCGCGAATGAATAACAATTTAATCAAAAACGGCGGGAGCTCCCAAACTCGCGTCCTACTCCATCAAAGCTCAACCGGAAGTCCCCAGGGGATCAACAATATATCTTATAAATTTATACTGGTAGTTGAATCTGTGATTCGATTTGCCAAAACAAGCAAACTAAAAAATTCAACATATTTAGCCTAGTAACAGCAGCTGCCACCTATGacattttcttgtcatttcttttcttaataCTAATTTTTGTTTACTACTTTTCAGTTTGCTCTTTTCAACCATCCATCTTCCTCAGCTTGTCCGATTTAGGGGTCAAGGGGGGGTGGCAGACACCCACTCAAACTATTAATCTTAGATTAATCACagattaacctaaccccactaagtgcatgtctttggactgtgggaggaagccggagtacccacaGAGAACCCACgcacagtagcggttttagatacgcggttgcccggggcggcatcgtgatggggggcggcatcacgggcatcggcaaaaaaaaaaattactcgtactcatgctgcatcagccagcgcatattgggaacgtcataggcaccgatcggttttctatcacccatttgctgggagtaagggcgccctccgtttgcgaggtgcgcctgctgcttgcggcacagggaggagagggcggggcggcgggggattctctggctggctggagcagcatctaataaccaactcgcaaaataaaacaaaataaaaacaaaacaacaaacacgaaaacaccagacattatgatacagacttataatttgcaccgatgttttttcgaaattctatacatgagaagtgagcgcgagagccctcggtgcgcctgctcgctgctgaagtcaaagtaaactttattgtcatctccgctacatacagtccagcatatagagagacgagacgacgaggctccagttacagcagtgcaaataaacgaacaataaatatagtagagtaagaaaataaatactgtATACGCTTTAGGattcggggtaaagggatcaacaACAATTTAAAtcctcaaactgtaaattataaattttaaagtctcacacataacccgtcgaaaggggagggagacctgctgttccaaatagagcacatttcattcataatcagtgttgggaaggttacttttaaaatgtattccattacagaataccgAATatatgccccaaaatgtatgtggttattattatatttacatgcttccagctcccgtttttgctcggtgacaacttttcctttttctccctccctccctcacagacacataacgagTACGGCAGTCTATTCTCCCTGCAGGACGGACTACACTGCCTATgaagctacattctttagagctatgcctgtagcattctgcctattagcttagcacaacaacaacaaaaatgcgctctctcacccaggaaacacgcagagagagagcgcgtcaccctgtaaccatggcaaccgtaacgctgccgcctggaacaacagaacgtagatGTCAAAcgaaacccaaacagtcctgacttgcgacaatatgaaacagggaaataccgccgtgtaatccattgatttcaacaaagtaactgtattctaaataccacccttttaaacggtaactgtaacggaatacagttactcatattttgtattttaaatacgtaacggcggtacatgtattccgttactccccaacactgtttatAATAGTGGGCATGGAGCAATGCCACAGAATCACCCAGTGCCTCAGACCCAAATCTGCCCTTAAACTCCTGATCCACATCAAAACAGACGAAAACTGTGACGGATCTCTGACTCTATTGCTTCTGATATTGTTCTCATTCGCATCATAGAGATGTCTTGCCACCTCGTGTGCTTTTCCACTGGGATAacttttatgtttctgtgagACCCAAATGTGATGTTTGGTACTTTCTCTGGTGAATCTGTGAACACGTAATACGTCACTGGTAATCCCAACACAAAATGTTGTTCTGCTGAGGTGAGGAAAATCTTGAGGTAGGCATCCAGGTACCTTAAttagaaacacagagaaaaaacaaatcatttgttatttgtaaattattgcaaaacaatacaaaacgCACCCTGTTTGTATGATTTTTTGTTATCTTTGATACACCAAAAGTAATTTATGTCAATCTGAGCCAAGCTTCAATTGTCCACACTCAACAAACAGCAAGCTGGTGTTTATTGGTTATAGGTCACAAAGGGTGGCTGCTCCAGCTtggaaagctaaaaaaaaaggcaatgaAGGAGGAAATTTGCAAAAGTTTTCAATAATAAGTGCAACATCTGTATTTCCAGAACAAAGAGTCAAATAAAGGATCCATACCTGGAAGTGTCTTTGTTTCCAACTTTGTAACACATGCAACAAAACACCTAAACATCATAcagctaaaataataataataatgataataattattattattattattattagtagtagtagtagtagtattattattattattattattattattattattattattattattattattattgttattattattattataaacaaCAATTTGTCTTCAGTGGTAAAGTTAATTTTCCTTGTGGAATTGTTCAAGTAGTCTAACTAAATTTTAGACCCAGTTTGTGTGTCAAGATGTTTATCAAAATGAGTTCAAACTTAGTCCTTCCAGTTCCAACAGATAATGAGAGAAATTTGCCTCAAAAGAGTTGAAATGCATACGATATAATCCACAAGCGTAAAATAAGATTTACAATGTATACAGCGATTTGTGTGCAACTTTTGAGGACTTAAAAAAGCGTGCACCAATCCATGCACAAATACGAAGGAAATTATGTTTAGCTTCACGAATCGGATAATTTTCTCTTTCAGAAGCCTTTCTGTGAATATAAATGTCTATAACTAAACCTAAATTCCCGCTTGCACACTTACAAAACCTTAGATGGGTGTGCACCAATCACCTGATGTGCACAAATTTAGTCATGATTGGGTGTAACCATTTGTAAAATAGTTTTACTTGTGGGTAAATTacttcatatttgtgtgtggATTAGAGCACGCATTTGGAAGTACTCAACAGTTATACACAAACCACATACACATTTGTAAATCATAGTTTACACTTGTAGATTATAATGTACACATTTGCAACCCTTCTGAAGCATATTTCTCTCCTTAAGAATTACCACCTAATGGTTACTTGTAATTAGTGAAGTTACAGTTTAAATTCACACCTTTCCAGATCTGATCTTTAACCTTTTGGGTATCAAATGTTATCCCATTGTTGTATCCTATTGAACATTTGTCTGAAATTTCTTAATGGTTAgtccagaggttcccaaagtgtgaggcccgccccctagggggggcgcagagccattgcagggggggcgcgatatgaaaagaaaaaaaaaaaagcgcttggacactgtggacaggtttttgacggggctcccacacaacacaaacgcaaagcaggagatgaagcatcgccaaata is drawn from Oreochromis aureus strain Israel breed Guangdong linkage group 1, ZZ_aureus, whole genome shotgun sequence and contains these coding sequences:
- the LOC116312925 gene encoding N-acetyllactosaminide alpha-1,3-galactosyltransferase-like isoform X2, coding for MPKLPMTSKPEARCNINLDDTLNFGARPLVQTFTSWKAPIIWEEMFDSILYDQGHTDKNSSVALTVFAVGRYLDAYLKTFLTSAEQHFMLGLPVTYYVFTDSPEKVPNITLASRRNINIVQVEKHTRWQDISMMRMRTISETIESEIRHKFHYVFCFDVDQEFKGRFGSEALGDSVALLHAHYYKLPKAQFTYDRNPKSKAFMETGDFYYHAAIFGGLWQNVKHLVDACYLGIIEDKLNNVEALWHDESHLNKYFWIHKPSKLLSPEYCWDQSIWDKRDILITRLVWAPKHYETLRSG
- the LOC116312925 gene encoding N-acetyllactosaminide alpha-1,3-galactosyltransferase-like isoform X1; the encoded protein is MYKTSPKKSLPKNFRSLRNANVMPKLPMTSKPEARCNINLDDTLNFGARPLVQTFTSWKAPIIWEEMFDSILYDQGHTDKNSSVALTVFAVGRYLDAYLKTFLTSAEQHFMLGLPVTYYVFTDSPEKVPNITLASRRNINIVQVEKHTRWQDISMMRMRTISETIESEIRHKFHYVFCFDVDQEFKGRFGSEALGDSVALLHAHYYKLPKAQFTYDRNPKSKAFMETGDFYYHAAIFGGLWQNVKHLVDACYLGIIEDKLNNVEALWHDESHLNKYFWIHKPSKLLSPEYCWDQSIWDKRDILITRLVWAPKHYETLRSG